The following proteins come from a genomic window of Acidobacteriota bacterium:
- a CDS encoding alginate lyase family protein, with translation MGMLARALRMDRRELAFRARVASRQAAQRVSVAIRTPKWDSAGIDGLLAGADRRRLGSHFRSRCRLFPVHPTDAARLRAAMLERDPAASDHARQLADPILAGRLDILGYRNVAVGSPINWHRDPVHDRTAPIHFWATVRYLDPAIGDHKVTWELNRHQHWLVLGRAAWLTGDVRYRDAIVTQLRDWLAQNPPLMGINWASMLELAFRSLSWLWALQFCAAFDDTPDDWFAELLVGLDAQLRHVHGNLSYYFSPNTHLLGEALALYVAGRSLPELTQATDWVRTGRRVLIDEIDRQVHADGGHAELSAHYHRYALDFYLLALSIARLTGDTGAEGRFEEVSRRLARYARALADDSGRLPLIGDDDGGQLFPICGRDPADARPSLAWAAALLGDPALAPDGAAPEEVSWLLGRVPDPPTDTPASAPGPLILVFPDSGYVVARTLRRDHVVFDVGRHGFLNGGHAHADALSLVVSVGGRAVLIDPGTSTYTMDAALRDRMRGSGSHNTLLVDGRQQSEPSGPFHWRRTAGAQLARADTHPHGTWMSAAHDGYSPLVHRRGVFLSDDGLLLIVDAVDGDGDVLHTAEVRWHLEPSWEYQRAMRGARLIHSSHAELRVSSTATLHAVKGGEGGGWCAPVYGQLRPTWMLLGTHRAPAPFEIVTALCEGSVPPSLAVRAADSEDGRRLTITIGREGRADVFEIHGHELRHHSRTVAPSVHLHAPAAASPAGRPRG, from the coding sequence ATGGGCATGCTCGCACGCGCGCTCCGGATGGACCGGCGCGAACTGGCGTTCCGCGCACGGGTTGCCTCGCGCCAGGCGGCGCAACGAGTCTCTGTCGCCATCCGCACGCCGAAGTGGGACAGCGCCGGCATTGACGGGCTGCTCGCGGGCGCCGATCGCCGCCGGCTGGGCTCGCATTTTCGTTCGCGTTGCAGGCTCTTTCCGGTTCATCCCACTGACGCCGCCAGGCTGCGTGCGGCGATGCTCGAGCGGGATCCCGCCGCCTCGGACCACGCGCGCCAGCTCGCCGATCCGATCCTGGCGGGCCGCCTCGACATCCTCGGCTATCGCAATGTCGCCGTGGGCTCGCCGATCAACTGGCACCGCGATCCCGTCCACGACCGCACCGCGCCGATTCACTTCTGGGCGACCGTCCGGTATCTCGATCCCGCCATCGGCGACCACAAGGTCACGTGGGAACTCAATCGGCACCAGCACTGGCTCGTCCTCGGGCGCGCGGCATGGCTGACCGGGGACGTTCGTTATCGTGACGCGATCGTCACGCAGCTCCGCGACTGGCTCGCGCAGAACCCGCCGCTCATGGGCATCAATTGGGCGAGCATGCTGGAGCTGGCGTTCAGATCGCTCTCATGGCTGTGGGCGTTGCAGTTCTGCGCGGCGTTCGACGACACGCCGGACGACTGGTTTGCCGAACTCCTCGTCGGACTGGACGCCCAGCTCCGCCACGTCCATGGGAATCTGTCGTACTACTTCAGCCCGAACACGCACCTGCTCGGCGAGGCGCTGGCGCTGTATGTCGCCGGACGCTCGCTGCCCGAACTGACGCAGGCGACAGACTGGGTCCGGACCGGGCGCCGCGTGCTGATCGATGAGATCGACCGCCAGGTGCATGCCGATGGCGGGCACGCCGAGCTGTCTGCGCATTACCACCGATACGCGCTGGACTTTTACCTGCTGGCGCTCTCGATCGCGCGCCTCACCGGCGACACCGGCGCTGAAGGGCGGTTCGAGGAGGTCTCGCGGCGGCTGGCGCGCTACGCGCGCGCGCTCGCCGACGACAGCGGCCGGCTCCCGCTCATCGGCGATGACGACGGCGGGCAGTTGTTTCCGATCTGCGGCCGCGATCCGGCCGATGCGAGACCCTCGCTTGCCTGGGCTGCGGCGCTGCTGGGCGATCCGGCCCTTGCGCCGGACGGCGCGGCTCCGGAGGAGGTTTCGTGGCTCCTCGGGCGCGTTCCCGACCCGCCAACCGACACGCCGGCGAGCGCGCCAGGGCCCCTCATCCTCGTCTTTCCCGACAGCGGCTACGTGGTCGCACGGACGCTCCGGCGTGACCACGTGGTGTTCGACGTCGGCCGTCACGGGTTTCTCAACGGCGGCCACGCCCATGCCGATGCGCTCTCCCTCGTCGTCAGCGTGGGAGGACGCGCCGTGCTGATCGACCCCGGCACGTCGACCTACACGATGGATGCTGCCCTGCGCGACCGGATGAGGGGCAGCGGCTCCCACAACACGCTGCTCGTCGACGGCCGCCAGCAGTCAGAACCCTCCGGGCCGTTTCACTGGCGGCGCACTGCCGGAGCGCAGCTCGCGCGCGCAGACACACACCCGCATGGCACCTGGATGTCCGCAGCACACGATGGCTACTCCCCGCTCGTGCACCGGCGCGGCGTCTTCCTCTCCGACGACGGGTTGCTGCTCATCGTCGACGCGGTCGACGGAGACGGCGACGTGCTCCATACCGCCGAGGTCCGGTGGCACCTGGAACCCTCCTGGGAATACCAGCGGGCGATGCGGGGAGCGAGGTTGATTCACAGTTCACACGCCGAGCTTCGCGTCAGCAGCACCGCGACACTCCACGCGGTCAAAGGGGGGGAAGGCGGTGGCTGGTGCGCGCCGGTGTACGGCCAGCTGCGGCCGACGTGGATGCTCCTCGGGACCCATCGGGCGCCGGCCCCCTTCGAGATCGTGACGGCGCTCTGCGAGGGCTCTGTCCCGCCGAGCCTCGCTGTTCGCGCGGCGGACTCAGAAGACGGCCGCCGTCTCACGATTACCATCGGGCGCGAGGGTCGCGCCGACGTCTTCGAGATTCACGGTCACGAGCTCCGCCACCACAGCCGCACGGTGGCCCCGTCCGTGCATCTCCATGCGCCTGCCGCGGCTTCGCCGGCAGGGCGTCCGCGAGGGTAA
- a CDS encoding glycosyltransferase: MSSRGVRPPDVSVLICTYNRAARLGETLEVLGRTRSRLRWEAIVVDNASTDCTRDVVLELTPSFPAPLRYLFEPRQGKSYALNTGIQASAARVIAFTDDDVRIPPGWLDAATTPLLPDDGPDYTGGPVAPIWETPPPRWLDPAGNLGGTIAVKDHGPVAFVFEDRAKTPLGVNMAVRRSLIDRIGGFRTELGRRGNSLMGQEQAEFFCRSRAAGARGLYVPEMALGHHVPASRLTRSYYRRWWYWKGVSHARLHDIQPVTELGVDLRGVPRLLGLPRFMYGVALRDAVGLLRSVLRRDPVASTEHVMMLAYFVGYFRQVRSHVAPSHGASGATALSA; the protein is encoded by the coding sequence ATGAGCAGTCGTGGCGTCCGTCCGCCGGACGTCAGCGTTCTGATCTGCACGTACAACCGTGCGGCGCGTCTGGGCGAGACCCTCGAAGTCCTCGGCCGGACGCGATCCCGGCTCCGCTGGGAAGCGATTGTCGTCGACAACGCGTCCACCGACTGCACGCGCGACGTCGTCCTGGAACTGACCCCCTCCTTTCCAGCACCGCTGCGGTACCTGTTCGAGCCACGCCAGGGGAAGTCGTACGCGCTGAACACGGGCATCCAGGCGTCCGCCGCGCGCGTGATCGCGTTCACGGATGACGACGTGCGCATACCGCCGGGATGGCTCGATGCCGCAACGACGCCGTTGCTCCCCGATGACGGCCCGGACTACACCGGAGGGCCCGTTGCGCCTATTTGGGAAACGCCGCCGCCGCGGTGGCTCGATCCAGCCGGCAACTTGGGGGGCACCATCGCGGTGAAGGACCATGGCCCTGTGGCGTTCGTGTTCGAAGACCGCGCGAAGACGCCGCTCGGGGTGAACATGGCTGTGCGGCGCTCGCTGATCGACCGGATCGGCGGTTTTCGTACGGAACTCGGCCGGCGCGGTAATTCGCTCATGGGGCAGGAGCAGGCAGAATTCTTCTGCCGGTCGCGCGCGGCCGGCGCCCGGGGCCTGTACGTCCCTGAAATGGCACTGGGACACCATGTGCCCGCCTCACGCCTCACGCGCTCGTATTACCGCCGCTGGTGGTACTGGAAGGGCGTCTCGCACGCGCGGCTGCACGATATCCAGCCGGTCACCGAGCTGGGCGTCGACCTGCGGGGTGTGCCGCGCCTGCTGGGTCTGCCGCGGTTCATGTATGGCGTGGCGCTGCGGGACGCCGTCGGCTTGCTGCGTTCAGTGCTGCGCCGCGACCCGGTCGCATCAACTGAACATGTGATGATGCTCGCGTACTTCGTCGGCTACTTCCGGCAGGTCCGGTCGCACGTCGCGCCATCCCACGGCGCGAGCGGCGCCACGGCGCTGTCCGCCTGA
- a CDS encoding glycosyltransferase family 4 protein, which translates to MTRGPSSARLRVAIVAPSLGILGGQAVQADRLLRAWRDDPEVCAYLVPVNPVPPGPLRALVPLKYLRTIATQLTYWPRLLREVRRADVVHVFSASYFSFLLAPLPAILVARALGKPVLLNYRSGEAPDHLRRSATARWGLRRVQRNIVPSGFLRDVFAGFGIDSDVIQNVVDLERFRFRDRRPLRPRLVSTRNFERLYNVACTLRAFKRVQQQVADATLTLVGDGAERPALEALSRELGLRGVTFAGRVAPDDIWQYYNEADIYLQTPDIDNMPASVLEAYASGLAVVSTRAGGVPYILRHEQEGLLAPCGDDAAVAAAVLRFLDSPGLAARTIAAGRAYAGNCDWESVRSRWLEAYRQLAAPGRVAAPVAIPSAR; encoded by the coding sequence ATGACTCGCGGGCCTTCGTCTGCTCGGTTGCGCGTCGCGATCGTTGCGCCCTCGCTCGGAATACTCGGTGGCCAGGCGGTCCAGGCCGATCGGCTCCTGCGGGCGTGGCGGGACGACCCCGAGGTCTGCGCGTACCTCGTGCCGGTCAACCCGGTGCCGCCCGGACCGCTGCGGGCACTGGTCCCGCTCAAGTATCTCCGCACGATCGCAACCCAGCTCACCTACTGGCCGCGGCTCCTGCGCGAGGTGCGGCGCGCGGACGTCGTGCACGTCTTCTCCGCGAGCTACTTCTCGTTCCTGCTGGCGCCGCTGCCCGCGATTCTCGTGGCGCGGGCGCTCGGAAAGCCGGTGCTCCTGAATTATCGCAGCGGCGAGGCGCCGGATCACCTCCGGCGGTCCGCGACCGCGCGGTGGGGGCTCCGGCGCGTCCAGCGCAACATCGTGCCGTCGGGGTTCCTCCGCGACGTGTTTGCCGGATTCGGCATCGACTCCGACGTCATTCAGAACGTCGTCGATCTGGAGCGGTTCCGGTTTCGCGACCGGCGACCGCTCCGCCCGCGCCTCGTGTCCACGCGCAATTTCGAGCGCCTCTACAACGTGGCGTGCACGCTCCGCGCGTTCAAGCGCGTGCAGCAGCAGGTGGCTGACGCCACTTTAACGCTGGTCGGCGATGGAGCTGAGCGGCCCGCCCTCGAGGCCCTCTCGCGCGAGCTGGGATTGCGTGGCGTGACTTTCGCCGGCCGCGTGGCGCCGGACGACATCTGGCAGTACTACAACGAGGCAGACATCTACCTGCAGACGCCCGACATCGACAACATGCCCGCGTCGGTGCTGGAGGCGTACGCCAGCGGCCTGGCTGTCGTGTCCACGCGCGCGGGCGGAGTGCCCTACATCCTCCGCCACGAGCAGGAGGGGCTGCTGGCACCCTGCGGCGATGACGCGGCGGTTGCCGCCGCGGTCCTCAGGTTCCTCGACTCTCCCGGGTTGGCTGCCCGCACGATTGCCGCGGGGCGCGCGTACGCCGGGAACTGCGACTGGGAATCGGTACGGTCGCGATGGCTGGAAGCGTACCGGCAACTGGCTGCGCCGGGGCGCGTCGCCGCGCCGGTCGCGATCCCCTCCGCGCGCTGA
- a CDS encoding DNRLRE domain-containing protein yields the protein MNVTHTGARRLTRILAALAATCALSSAAQAQSLVLTDAADTVLRGGSYASTNYGRSTTLATRASTNDEYKRRVLLKFDTHSTIAAGSTIGSARLTLTVRGGNSQSRTLTAYRVSQPYTDVEATWKIRRTSAYWSTPGGDMAERIGQATVTNVAGSKVAYDVTAVVQKIVSGTYGSSRYLRVLLVDEGASTRDSYKEFYSMEAGSGTGPTLAVVLGTSSTPPPDPTPSPSSTLKFMDWNIHHGLDTSNVSNLDRVATWIANISPHVVSLNEVERLNGYTGNADQPAVLASLLKSKTGAAWYTCFAQINGGSTGQGNLLLSRIPIESCGTHVLSYTRSVAQVTITVNGRSVNMFSTHLDDDSSSQRAAQMEQLKNWASGFSEQRLIAGDFNTWPGGGEIGRMTGTYYDAWAVAQSAGTAVAYSGNEAGNTRNSRIDYIFYSKGATALVLKGAQVYDTGSVSDHRPVVATFEVR from the coding sequence ATGAACGTCACGCACACTGGCGCACGGCGCCTCACCAGGATCCTTGCGGCATTGGCCGCCACCTGCGCGCTCTCGAGCGCCGCGCAGGCACAATCGCTCGTGCTGACCGACGCGGCCGACACGGTGCTGCGCGGCGGCTCGTACGCCAGCACCAATTACGGCCGGAGCACGACGCTGGCGACGCGCGCCAGCACGAACGACGAGTACAAGCGCCGCGTGCTGCTCAAGTTCGACACGCACAGCACAATTGCCGCCGGCAGCACGATCGGCTCGGCGAGGCTGACGCTCACCGTCCGCGGCGGCAACAGCCAGAGCCGCACCCTGACGGCCTACAGGGTGTCGCAGCCGTACACCGACGTCGAGGCGACGTGGAAGATCCGCCGCACCTCGGCGTACTGGTCGACCCCGGGCGGCGACATGGCCGAACGCATCGGCCAGGCCACCGTCACCAACGTGGCCGGCTCCAAGGTGGCCTACGACGTCACCGCCGTCGTGCAGAAGATCGTGAGCGGCACATACGGCAGCTCGCGCTATCTGAGAGTGCTGCTCGTCGACGAAGGGGCCTCCACGCGCGACTCGTACAAGGAGTTCTATTCGATGGAGGCCGGCAGCGGCACCGGGCCGACGCTGGCGGTCGTGCTGGGCACCTCTTCGACGCCTCCGCCCGATCCGACGCCATCGCCTTCGAGCACGCTGAAGTTCATGGATTGGAACATTCATCACGGGCTCGACACGAGCAACGTGTCCAACCTGGACCGCGTTGCCACGTGGATCGCGAATATCAGTCCACATGTCGTGTCCCTGAACGAAGTGGAGCGCCTGAACGGCTACACGGGCAATGCCGACCAGCCTGCGGTACTCGCCTCCCTGCTGAAGAGCAAGACGGGCGCGGCCTGGTACACGTGCTTCGCGCAGATTAACGGTGGCTCGACGGGACAGGGGAACCTGCTGCTGTCGCGCATCCCCATCGAGAGCTGCGGCACGCACGTCCTCAGCTACACGAGATCGGTCGCACAGGTGACCATCACCGTCAACGGACGGAGCGTCAACATGTTCTCGACGCACCTCGACGACGATTCGAGCAGCCAGCGCGCGGCCCAGATGGAGCAGTTGAAGAACTGGGCGTCCGGGTTCTCGGAGCAGCGGCTCATCGCAGGGGACTTCAATACATGGCCCGGTGGCGGCGAGATTGGTCGCATGACCGGCACGTATTACGACGCTTGGGCAGTGGCACAGAGCGCGGGGACGGCGGTGGCATATTCCGGCAACGAGGCCGGCAATACGCGCAACAGCCGGATCGATTACATCTTCTATTCGAAGGGCGCGACCGCGCTCGTTCTGAAGGGCGCGCAGGTTTACGACACCGGGTCGGTTTCGGACCACCGGCCGGTCGTGGCGACGTTCGAAGTGCGCTGA
- a CDS encoding Gfo/Idh/MocA family oxidoreductase — MSDLRVAVIGCGAVAQLVHLPSLAAISGMRTTLLIDTDVPRAAGLARAFAVPATGTDYREAIGRVDAAIIAVPHHLHAHISTELLDGGVHVLVEKPMALHAGECDAMIAAAEAAGRVLAVGLLRRFHDSLRFAKSAIDTGLIGRLKKVEIREGAAYRWMLASDAMFKRPAGGVLADAGAHVLDLLVWWFGDCEILSYRDDAAGGVEADCEIRVGLPDGVGAVVALSRTRDLPGTALLEGHYGVLEVGTKTDSTVRLAVGDRRTVLAGKPIEPGGAPPASLVDLCTRQLEDFRDAIRDGRPPRVTGGEGRKSVALIETCYAMRQPIEYPWEAPLPVSAPVVTVEA; from the coding sequence TTGAGCGATTTGCGTGTGGCTGTCATCGGGTGCGGCGCCGTCGCCCAGCTCGTCCATCTGCCAAGCCTCGCAGCGATATCCGGCATGCGAACGACGCTGCTGATTGACACGGATGTGCCCCGGGCAGCGGGCCTGGCTCGCGCGTTCGCCGTTCCGGCGACCGGTACCGACTATCGAGAAGCGATCGGCCGTGTCGATGCCGCGATCATCGCCGTGCCGCATCACCTCCACGCGCACATCTCGACGGAATTGCTCGACGGCGGCGTGCATGTCCTGGTCGAGAAGCCCATGGCCCTCCATGCCGGTGAGTGTGACGCCATGATCGCCGCCGCCGAGGCGGCGGGTCGCGTGCTGGCGGTCGGGCTTCTTCGGCGGTTCCATGATTCGCTTCGTTTCGCGAAGAGTGCGATCGATACAGGTCTCATCGGGCGGTTGAAGAAAGTGGAGATTCGCGAAGGCGCCGCATATCGGTGGATGCTGGCTTCGGATGCGATGTTCAAGCGCCCCGCGGGCGGTGTCCTCGCCGACGCGGGGGCGCACGTCCTCGATCTTCTCGTGTGGTGGTTCGGCGACTGTGAGATCCTCAGCTACCGCGACGACGCCGCTGGTGGCGTCGAGGCGGACTGTGAGATCCGCGTCGGCCTGCCCGACGGAGTTGGCGCTGTGGTTGCGCTGAGCCGCACGCGCGATCTCCCTGGGACCGCTCTCCTCGAAGGCCATTACGGCGTCCTCGAGGTAGGTACCAAGACAGACTCAACGGTGCGCCTCGCCGTCGGTGATCGGCGCACGGTCCTCGCGGGCAAGCCGATCGAACCAGGTGGAGCCCCTCCCGCATCCCTCGTGGACCTGTGCACGCGTCAACTGGAGGACTTCCGTGATGCCATTCGTGATGGACGGCCACCGAGGGTGACCGGTGGGGAAGGGCGAAAGTCGGTGGCGCTCATCGAAACCTGCTACGCGATGCGACAGCCGATTGAGTACCCCTGGGAAGCGCCGTTGCCGGTCTCGGCGCCCGTGGTCACGGTGGAGGCGTGA
- a CDS encoding NAD-dependent epimerase/dehydratase family protein, with the protein MLEKLCGRRVLVTGGSGFIGGQLVARLAKECQSNVRVLVRRFGSAARISRFPVELVQGDISSPEDIDRAVTGCDLVFHCAYGKDGNDRARRHATVAGAENVLAASLRHNVSRIVYASTFSVYGELTTSHLDETAPRRITGDTYGDSKVEAEEVAFRYWRQHRVPVSIVQPTIVYGPFGFSFTVNPLQQLRTGRLPLVNGGSGRCNAVYVDDVVTAMLLAAVRDEAVGEAFLVSGPQPVTWRDFYGSYEHMLGVSATVSMTPDEALAHYYASQPGSTSLVGEALRLLGDRHVRERLASTREGAWIASGLRAALPRRVRQTLTARVKAAARETPAGGPREPPAKIHPVRPARIRLFAAPTAVQIGKASRLLGYEPRFDLHAGMALTREWARWADLVA; encoded by the coding sequence ATGCTGGAAAAGCTCTGCGGCAGGCGGGTGCTCGTCACCGGAGGCAGCGGGTTCATCGGCGGCCAGCTCGTGGCCCGCCTGGCGAAAGAGTGCCAGTCGAACGTGAGGGTGCTCGTTCGCCGCTTTGGCAGCGCGGCGCGAATTTCCAGATTTCCGGTCGAGCTGGTCCAGGGCGATATCAGCAGTCCCGAGGACATCGACCGCGCCGTGACCGGTTGCGACCTCGTCTTTCACTGCGCATATGGAAAGGACGGAAACGATCGCGCGCGCAGGCACGCGACGGTCGCCGGCGCCGAGAACGTTCTCGCGGCGTCGCTCCGCCACAACGTGTCGCGGATTGTGTACGCCAGCACCTTCTCCGTGTACGGCGAACTGACGACGTCGCACCTCGATGAAACCGCACCACGCCGGATCACCGGCGATACGTACGGCGATTCCAAGGTCGAAGCCGAAGAGGTCGCGTTCCGTTACTGGCGGCAGCACCGTGTGCCGGTCAGCATCGTGCAGCCCACGATCGTCTACGGTCCGTTCGGTTTCAGCTTCACCGTCAACCCGCTGCAGCAGCTTCGCACCGGCCGGCTTCCTTTGGTCAACGGCGGCAGCGGCCGCTGCAATGCGGTGTACGTCGACGATGTCGTGACGGCCATGCTGCTGGCGGCTGTGAGGGACGAAGCGGTGGGAGAGGCCTTCCTGGTCTCTGGGCCGCAGCCGGTCACGTGGCGTGATTTCTACGGATCGTACGAGCACATGCTCGGCGTCTCGGCCACGGTATCGATGACGCCCGACGAGGCGCTCGCGCACTACTACGCGAGCCAGCCCGGCTCGACGTCACTGGTTGGGGAGGCGCTGCGTCTCCTCGGCGATCGGCACGTTCGCGAGCGCCTGGCATCCACCCGTGAAGGCGCGTGGATTGCGAGCGGCCTCCGCGCAGCGCTGCCGCGACGCGTCCGGCAGACTCTGACGGCGCGCGTCAAGGCCGCCGCCCGGGAGACACCCGCCGGAGGTCCCCGCGAGCCACCCGCGAAGATCCATCCGGTGCGGCCGGCGCGCATCAGGCTCTTTGCGGCGCCGACCGCGGTTCAGATCGGCAAAGCCTCACGGCTCCTCGGCTACGAGCCCCGGTTCGACCTCCACGCCGGCATGGCGCTCACGCGCGAGTGGGCCAGGTGGGCGGATCTCGTCGCATGA
- a CDS encoding CDP-glycerol glycerophosphotransferase family protein: MKRLRSLVAGPVRALDHAIGRRLGRRQVVFDARLPVHFVVVRPVLELLRRDPRVEVWVCSAEGRTDTIAAFDEAGFADRLLTREGCAWRRFDLYINGDPWCVAPLRRCSGWINFFHGVAGKYGLDQPPADAHLFDRYDRVAFVNEDRLRRYLDAGIVTPTQAALVGYPKLDRLATGAFDAAAIRRSLGIPPDRPTVMYAPTWSSASSLHVAGEAIIGTLLESGCNVIAKLHDNCFVRGERCAGDVDWRGRLARFASLSGFHLARSADSTAYMAASDILLTDHSSIGFEALAIDQPVVVFDAPDLVRVARINPEKVALLRSAADIVTAADQLPRVLEAVLRHPGARAEARRRVASQIFHAPGGATERALRLLYSALELSPDQRAIELATPVSRLPTVAVGS; encoded by the coding sequence ATGAAGCGGCTGCGTTCCTTGGTCGCCGGGCCCGTCCGCGCGCTCGACCATGCCATCGGGCGACGGCTCGGGCGACGACAGGTCGTCTTCGATGCCCGTCTGCCGGTGCACTTTGTAGTCGTGCGGCCGGTCCTGGAACTTCTGCGCCGTGATCCGCGCGTCGAGGTGTGGGTCTGCTCTGCGGAGGGGCGGACGGATACCATTGCGGCGTTTGACGAGGCAGGCTTTGCCGACCGCTTGCTCACTCGCGAAGGTTGCGCCTGGCGGCGGTTCGATCTCTACATCAACGGCGATCCCTGGTGCGTGGCGCCGCTGAGGCGCTGCTCGGGTTGGATCAACTTCTTTCATGGGGTGGCGGGCAAGTACGGCTTGGATCAGCCGCCTGCTGACGCGCATCTCTTTGACCGCTACGACCGCGTCGCGTTCGTCAACGAGGACCGGCTGCGCCGGTACCTGGACGCAGGGATCGTGACACCCACCCAGGCAGCGCTGGTCGGGTATCCGAAGCTGGATCGCCTGGCGACCGGGGCGTTCGATGCGGCGGCCATCAGGCGTTCCCTCGGAATCCCGCCGGATCGTCCGACAGTCATGTATGCGCCAACGTGGTCCTCGGCGTCCTCGCTGCACGTTGCCGGCGAGGCAATCATCGGGACGCTGCTCGAGAGCGGGTGCAACGTCATCGCAAAGCTCCACGACAACTGTTTCGTGCGCGGGGAACGGTGCGCGGGCGACGTGGACTGGCGCGGGCGGCTGGCCCGCTTTGCCTCTCTTTCGGGATTCCACCTGGCGCGCTCAGCGGACTCGACTGCCTATATGGCCGCTTCCGACATCCTCCTGACCGATCACAGCTCGATCGGCTTTGAGGCGCTCGCGATTGATCAACCCGTGGTGGTGTTCGATGCACCTGACCTCGTGCGCGTGGCGCGGATCAACCCGGAGAAGGTTGCGCTCCTTCGGAGTGCGGCCGACATTGTGACGGCCGCCGACCAGCTCCCCCGCGTGCTTGAAGCGGTGCTGCGTCACCCCGGTGCGAGGGCTGAGGCCCGCCGTCGCGTGGCGTCCCAGATATTCCACGCGCCTGGCGGCGCCACCGAGCGTGCGCTGAGGCTGCTGTACAGTGCGCTGGAACTGTCGCCGGACCAGCGGGCGATCGAGTTGGCCACGCCGGTGTCACGGCTGCCGACGGTGGCGGTGGGATCATGA